AAAGACCTGACCGAGGTAGGGCAGATCAATCTGGCCCGCTTTACCAACAAAGCCGGATTAAAATCGCTTGGACAGAACCTGTACCAGAAGACTGAATCATCCGGGGAGCCGGTGGTCGGGGTGGCTAACGCCGATGGGTATGGGTCGATCAATCAGTATTCGCTGGAACAGAGCAACGTCGACGTTATTTCCGAAATGATGCGGATGGTCATGGCCCAGCGGGTTTTTGATACGGTGACTAAAGCGGTCCAAAGTTATGAAGGGATGCTTGCTTCGCTCGATAAAATGAAGCAGTAAACAGATGAAAAGATCTATAACTACAGTTTTGCTGATTATTTGCGCGGCCGGCGCGGTTTTTGCGTCGCCGGTCGAAGACAAGATCGTTGAGGCGATCAAGTTGTTCGTTGTCGCCAGATATCCTGATTTTGCCAAGAGCCAGCTGCAAGTTGAGATCAGGCTAAACGATAAAGATGCCGCTCTCCTGGATTTGGACGATGCCTCGGCTGCCTGCAAGATCCTGGATGTTTTTTCTGATTTTAAGCCGATCGGCAACGTGATCTTTCCGGTTCAGGTCAAGACAAAGGGGGAGACCAGCAAGCTTTTTGTCCGGGCGAAGGTCGAGGTCCTAAAAAAGGTGGTGGTTGCGGCCAGGAAGCTCCCGCGCAACAAGGCACAGCAAAGCGAAGACTTCAAATACGAGGTCAGGGATGTCGCGATGCTGCCGCAAAAATATTTGACCGCGATCGAAACGTTACTGGGAAAAGAGACCAAGATCCCGGTTCCGCAAAACAGCACGGTGTTTGAGTGGATGCTCCGCGAGCCGGCTGTCATTCGGGCCGGAAGCGAGATCAGCCTGGTTGTAGTAGCCTCAGATCTTGGGGTCAGGGCCGATGGGCTGGCTCTGGAGAACGGCTATCTTGGAGAGCAGATAAAGGTCAGAAAAAAAGATTCGCCGAAGATTTTATTCGGTAAGGTCCTGTCCGAAAAAGAAGTTGAGGTGGAAATCAAATGAGAAAATTCTATGCCGCTATACTGATCGGGGTCCTGCTTTCAGGCCTGGCGGCGGCCGATTCACTGTGGAGCGAAAAAGGGTCTTCTCCTTATTCCCCTCAAAAACCTTACAAGGTTGGAGACCTGATCAACGTTATCATCATGGAAAACTCAAATGCCAGGAACCTGGCCAATACCAAAACTGATGTCAAAGACGACCTGTCATTTAAGTACAGCCAGACTTTTGCCCGGCTGGCTCCGGTCCTTGGCTCCAATAATTCGGCGACGGTCAACCTGGCCAATAAATATGACGGCGGGGGGCAGACGACCAGAGGGAGCAATGTCCAGGCGAGGTTTGCCGCCTGGATCAACGAGATCAGGCCGAACGGCATATTATCGGTCGAGGGACACCATAAGGTTGAAGTGAACAATGAATTGCAGGAGATCACTTTTACCGGATTGGTTCGGACCAAAGATATTTCCAATACGAACACGGTTTATTCCTATCAGGTAGCTAACGCGAGCGTTTCGGTCAAGGGGACCGGCTCGGTTGCCGATTCGGAAACTCCTGGTTGGATGACCAGAATAATTAATTGGCTTTTCTAAAGCAAAAAGAAATGATATTATTGCCTGAAATGAAAAGAGCGAAAAAAACATTGATCTTTGTTTTGCTGGCTGTTTGTGTTTGCACAGCCAGTTATGCCGCATCGCCCCCGGTTCGCCTCAAAGATATTGCCCGGGTTCTTGAAGCCAGGGACAATCAGCTGATGGGTTTTGGCCTGGTGGTTGGGTTGCGCAATACCGGAGACCGATCGCAAAATGAAGTTACCCAGCAAGCGCTGGCCAATGTTCTTTCCCGAATGGGAGTCATTCCCCAGGCGGTCGATTTTAAGACCAGAAATACCGCCGCGGTCATGGTGACTGCCGTCCTGCCGCCATTTGTTAAGCCGGGGGACAAAATTGATGTTACCGTTTCATCGGTTGGTGACGCCACCTCTTTGCAGGGGGGGACCCTCTTGACCACTCCATTGCAGGGTGTAGACGACCAGATCTACGCGGTTGGCCAGGGGAATGTGGTAGTTGGGGCCGAATCTTTTCCGTATGTTAAACAACAAACAACGACTGTTGGCCGGATCCCTGGCGGGGCGCTGGTTGAAAAAGAGGTCGCGGTCACGACCAGCAAGACCGGGACCGTGACCCTGGTCTTGAACCAGCCCGATTTCACTTCGGCGAATCGGGTGGTTGCCGCTTTGCGGAAAGCCGGTTTGAACGCCGATGCCAAAGACGCGGCGACGATCCTGGTCTCTTCCGATGCCGGGGAGGATTATGTTGCGCTGGTTTCAAAAATTGAAGCGATCAGGGTTACCCCTGATACTGTTGCCAGGATCGTGATCAATGAACGGACCGGAACGATCGTCATTGGAGAAAATGTCGTGATCGCGCCGGTTGCTGTGTCTTACGGCGGGATAGATGTAACTATCAAAGATGTGGCCCTGGTCGCTGATTCCGGGGCCGCTACCGCCGACCAATATCAGACTATAACCAGGGCGCGGCTTGATAAGACAAGTGCTAAACTGCGGGTAGTGCCGGCAGCGCCGACCCTTTCTCAACTGGTCAGGGCGTTGAATGCCATTAACGCTTCCCCCAAAGATCTGATCTCGATCCTTCAGGCGCTTAAGAAGAGCGGAGCGATCAAAGCCGAACTGGAGGTCATTTAATATGATTGAAGGGATTTCCCCTGTTGCCTTTAATCCGGCAGTCGCGCAGGCCGCGTCGGCCGGGTTAAGCCGGGAGGAACAGGTCAAAGAAGAATTCATGACGATGTTTTACAAGGAAATGCTTAAGCAGACGCTAAAGATGCCGAAGCTGGGGCCGGCCGAAGAAGAGGGGGAAAGCAGTCAGGCGACTTATTCGGCTTTTACTTCGGATATTTTAGTCGATCAGCTGGCCAGGCAGATGGCTTCATCCGCTCGCCCGGCCTGGCTGGCGGAAACGGTTAGCGAGGAAAAATGAAGAAAAAATCAACAGGAGTAAAAGGAGCGCCGTTTTCAGTGGAAGCGTATATGCCGCTGGTCCACTCGATCGCTTCCATGGTTTCGGCCAAAGGGCTTCCCCCAAATATTGAATACGATGATCTTGTTTCCGACGGTACTGTCGGCCTGATGAAGGCGTGGGATAATTTCGACCCGAACCGTGGGGTTAAATTCGAGACTTACTCGTCTTATCGGATCCGGGGCGAGATCCTTGATGGATTGAAAAATTACAATCCGGTCCCTTACCGGGTCCAGGTCATGGTCAGGGACCTGGCCAAGAACGGGGTCGGCTCGGTTGTTGACCGCAAGAAAAACAAAAATGACGATGAAGAAGAAAAACTGCTGGAGAAAAAGGAGTT
This portion of the Candidatus Margulisiibacteriota bacterium genome encodes:
- the flgA gene encoding flagellar basal body P-ring formation chaperone FlgA is translated as MKRSITTVLLIICAAGAVFASPVEDKIVEAIKLFVVARYPDFAKSQLQVEIRLNDKDAALLDLDDASAACKILDVFSDFKPIGNVIFPVQVKTKGETSKLFVRAKVEVLKKVVVAARKLPRNKAQQSEDFKYEVRDVAMLPQKYLTAIETLLGKETKIPVPQNSTVFEWMLREPAVIRAGSEISLVVVASDLGVRADGLALENGYLGEQIKVRKKDSPKILFGKVLSEKEVEVEIK
- a CDS encoding flagellar basal body L-ring protein FlgH, coding for MRKFYAAILIGVLLSGLAAADSLWSEKGSSPYSPQKPYKVGDLINVIIMENSNARNLANTKTDVKDDLSFKYSQTFARLAPVLGSNNSATVNLANKYDGGGQTTRGSNVQARFAAWINEIRPNGILSVEGHHKVEVNNELQEITFTGLVRTKDISNTNTVYSYQVANASVSVKGTGSVADSETPGWMTRIINWLF
- a CDS encoding flagellar basal body P-ring protein FlgI, yielding MKRAKKTLIFVLLAVCVCTASYAASPPVRLKDIARVLEARDNQLMGFGLVVGLRNTGDRSQNEVTQQALANVLSRMGVIPQAVDFKTRNTAAVMVTAVLPPFVKPGDKIDVTVSSVGDATSLQGGTLLTTPLQGVDDQIYAVGQGNVVVGAESFPYVKQQTTTVGRIPGGALVEKEVAVTTSKTGTVTLVLNQPDFTSANRVVAALRKAGLNADAKDAATILVSSDAGEDYVALVSKIEAIRVTPDTVARIVINERTGTIVIGENVVIAPVAVSYGGIDVTIKDVALVADSGAATADQYQTITRARLDKTSAKLRVVPAAPTLSQLVRALNAINASPKDLISILQALKKSGAIKAELEVI
- a CDS encoding sigma-70 family RNA polymerase sigma factor produces the protein MKKKSTGVKGAPFSVEAYMPLVHSIASMVSAKGLPPNIEYDDLVSDGTVGLMKAWDNFDPNRGVKFETYSSYRIRGEILDGLKNYNPVPYRVQVMVRDLAKNGVGSVVDRKKNKNDDEEEKLLEKKELSEDEFKQALKRIKKIVSASALMYLLSIEEMQTTGSEVFAPTEGNPASDADFAELKERIRFEIGNLPAQQRQVLELFFHKGINQKTIAEKLDLSRPKVCRVLNKAITALKKRLK